In a single window of the Melioribacteraceae bacterium genome:
- a CDS encoding outer membrane lipoprotein carrier protein LolA, with protein sequence MKIKLLTPILFLLPILMFAQGNALLKKIQNKYKSVSDFSSGLVQYSYSADGTVMSKTNGTITYKKKNKFLVELGNHTIISDGINIWNHDKKFKRVVISSLTDDPTSFSLERYLYDYPALCNLKSISDPSLKSGEEILEMLPKDEFLDFKSLRIYKNVENLISKLEIVDIADMKYLFEFTNIKVNQQVSDNSFSFTTPKGVKVIDLR encoded by the coding sequence ATGAAAATTAAATTATTAACACCAATTCTTTTTTTACTCCCAATCCTGATGTTTGCTCAGGGGAATGCGTTACTGAAGAAAATTCAGAATAAATACAAATCAGTATCAGATTTTAGCTCTGGACTTGTTCAGTATAGTTATTCTGCTGATGGAACTGTGATGAGCAAAACAAATGGCACTATTACTTATAAGAAAAAAAATAAATTCTTGGTAGAATTAGGAAATCACACAATTATTTCAGATGGAATTAATATATGGAATCATGATAAAAAGTTTAAACGAGTAGTAATTAGTTCGTTGACAGACGATCCGACCTCTTTTTCACTCGAAAGATATTTGTATGATTATCCCGCGTTGTGCAACCTAAAGTCAATTAGTGATCCATCATTAAAATCCGGTGAAGAAATTCTTGAAATGCTCCCGAAAGATGAATTCCTTGATTTCAAATCTTTGCGTATTTATAAGAATGTGGAGAATTTAATTTCTAAATTGGAAATTGTTGATATCGCTGATATGAAATATTTGTTTGAATTCACGAATATTAAAGTTAATCAGCAGGTAAGCGATAATTCATTCAGTTTTACTACACCAAAAGGAGTAAAAGTTATTGATCTCCGGTAG